The genomic segment TATGTGCTTgaacaaataaataactaaAGTTTAAGGTCCCGtttaatataccgttataaggtCATGAATCTGCTTTTGAATATATTCGTATACCATTGGCATATTTTTAAACGTATCATGCTCTATTTATGTATATGactatttcatttgaaatagaTGGCGAAAAGCAAACCGCGTCACAATTTCTTTGCGCTTATCGATTTATCGTAATTGTCAGCATGTTTTCTCACATACGACGTATGCTATGGCAACGGATTATATATGTACGTTTCTGGGAAGAATTAATAACCTCCTGTTAGAAGTACTGTTTTCTAATGCTaatagttaataattaataatttatgattatACAACCTTTAGCTGCATATATACGTATGCACATTTATAATCTATTTCTGTTTCTGTACAAAAATGTATAAGAACGGAAGTACAATTAAAATGTAtacttatatgtatagaaaatacgTGAGTTATACAAAAACGATTTGCTTATAACGAACcgcggaaaaataaaattcgttgttGCTTGCAGTGAATTGTAGTAGAAGCACAAATCTTTACGTTACTGTAAGTTTCAAACGAACTTTGTTTcgcaataaataaacaaattaataatgatGTAAACATTTTTTCAAGTATACAATTTTTCATGCTAATTCGAATATACTTATGAAAAAACGCAACTTTTTGTAACACTTATGAGATTGATTTACTAAAATCGCGTATCTTTCCACGCAAGGATGTATGTATAATGCATATAGTTTAAACGTCACATGAACATCAGAAGTAACTTGTTTGCAGGTAGATACGTCAGTAATTAGCACATTTACTATTAATTCTAGGATTTGTATCGATAAAAAGTTGCAGATCATGTAACGTTACTAATGCTTGTTGTATTTATATTGAATTCTAATAAATGTCACAAGTTCGTGCAgcacttttttcttcttcccttttcttGGAGCAACGTTTAAATCAATCACATATAATAacggaatattttaaatattaattattaaaatgtatataatctttttcagaattatattattatatggaCGGAATATTGCTTgggttttaatattaaaatgattTTCCATAGAAGACATTCGCAAGGTCACTTAAAGCAAGGCACACAAACGTCCGTTATGTAAGATTATTCCTATAGGTTTAAAATTTCAGATACGTAGGTACTTACTTCGTGGTTAATGAGTGTGTATGTGCGTGAATGCGCACATCAGATGGAGGGAAAGAAGTATGAGTAAGTAAGCGAGCAAGTGAGAGAGATGGAATCCAAAGGAGATGGTACGCGTGGGTGTAAATGTACGCTCGTGTATGTCTTTAAAGAAATAACAGCAGAGATGGAACAACATAAAAGAGAATGAAAGAGGAATGTGTTTGTGTATGTAATGTACACGGAACAAACAAAACGTCAGCTCGAAGTCGATATTTGCTGAGTATGGATAATCGTAAGAATGTgcttcgtaaaaaaaaaagaaaaaaaagataaggaaaaaaagaatgaGTTTAATTTTGTCAATGACAAGGGacaaaacatttaagaaattcgTCTTCAAGACTTCGTATTAAGCAGCAAGAAATGATTTTCATTGTCTTCGCTGGAAACGTTGATCAAATCGTTGATATTGTCACGCTAATATGTAACGTGATGATCGTAGGTAGTAGTCTTCGATGGTATTTGTCGATCGTTTCACAAATGGTATACTTTCGTTTAAAGCATAAGAATATTCAGAATACCAATcgcgatgaaaaatattttccaattgcTGCCTAAGATTTTCCGAAGTCTGATCGCCGATAGTCTCGAATACCGTACCTATACCTAACAAACCAATAGTTAAtcacaaatgtataaaaagaaagaaaaaagaaaggaggaaaagtAAGAGAAACAATTGCCTgctgtatttataaaataatcgcCAGACCAGTTGCTTGTTCCTATATACGCTGTTACATCGGTCACCATATATTTATTGTGATTTACCCTTGAGAACGGTATTCTGTCGAAATCAGGATTCGTAGGAACTATAAATTTTCTCTAGAAGAACATGTTAGCGTAAATGCGATGCCatgtatgaaatatataatggaACTATACAGAACGCAAGCATGCTTCTTTAATTCTTTACTGACCACTTCAATTTTCACACCCGCATAACTATCTGTTAGTTCCATGAGCGATTTCAAAAAGAAAACCTCTGATTTTCTCGTATGCTTCCACGACGATATCAATAGTCGTATGTGTACTTTACGTTCGATAGCTGCCGTTCTCAGTGCATCATCTATTATCGGCCAATATCTAATACGAATTATACAAAGTTAAATGTAGAATGAGCAATCCGAACGAGACTATAGAAACACTTAGTACATATACGCATGCGTGTAAATATAGATAGATTAATGGACGTATTAGAAACACCTAAGTAGATTAATCGATACGTACTTGATTTTAGCTGTATATATAGTCAGTGGAAAATAATCCATCACTGAGATGTAAATAAATTTCTCGGCTTTTTCGATACAATAAAGAATAGCATCCACGTCATTCGTTCTACCTTTTGGCGAAAATGGCGGAGGTGAACTCTGAAATATACGATAGTATAATACAAATTCTGCTATTTCTTCCTCTCAGTCACCCTTTTTTCTGGACTTGATATTTTAGATTCGCACAAAACCTGTTCCATATTAAATTTGTATACGCTGGAATGGTGTCCTTAAAAAATCACACTTACCGCaacaaatgttttatatttattattcataaatGTAAAGTTCATCggattctttaaattaattctcGTATTAAGATAATCCGGCCAAACAGAAGGTATTTTACCATCGTTGCCTACTGTCCAATAAATCTACCAAATATATCAAGAAATAGCTTTAGCGTTTAgttaactattacgtaatatccgTATATGGATTACCAGAAACAATCGACTTACGTCGAATATCTTGGCAAAATCGTTTGCCAAACAACTGCAATTTAAAGCCATTAAACCAAGTTCCTTCACCTGCGAGAGCGACCGCCAATCCATATTCGCAGAACCAATATATAAATGCGTTCTGTCAACGAGCCATAATTTCGAATGAAGTACTCCTCCTCCGAACAATCCAGcaaaatttaaacttttgaCCTACTCACAGTAAATATGACACACGTTCTTCCCTGCGGAATCGTTCAAATTATTGAATTACTTTAAAACAGCATTACATTACCTTAGCGTTTGCCTTTTTCGTCAACACTTCCGTATCGATGTTCGGTCTTATTTGCGATGGTATATTTTGCGTTATCTTCAGTAAAATATTCCGATCTCTGCCCGCTTCGAGAAGCAAATGGAAAATTTCTTCACCCTGAAACAATCGTTTCAAACTTTCCTGGAACACAGAAATTCAGTTGCTTACATACCTGTTTCGCACTATCGTCTGGATACACATCTTCCCTCCTCATAGTCCAATAAAACGATGCTATTTCTATCTTTTCCCGCGCCAATGAAATCAATTTGATCCAAGAGTCGTAAGTGTTGTCGAGAAAAACGGTGTTATTCGTGTAACTCATGCCGATTGGCAAAGTTTCCACGAAAGATAAATTACAGCCATTCATGCAACTCGTATCGAAATCGAAATTCGTGCCGTTCGACGCGTATTTATCCGCTGCATGATCTAATAATGGCAATAAAACAACCAGCACTATCAAAATTAGTATGACTGTAATTGGAATGCAGCTTGGTCTGCACCATCCTTGTGCACCTCCCCATCTGTTTCGGTAACACATAATATTAACACGACTAattaattatcttatttttgaAGGATATTCGATCGTATTTCGTCTTTCTGGCCAAAAGAAACACTAACTTCCCATTCGTAATTGGATCATCAGTATCGTTTCTTAACATAAAACCGGAATAATCCCACAATTCGAAATCATCGTCAGGAGCGGTGGTATTACAGTTAGCTGCACTGGCACCAGATCCACCACCAGAACCACTATTTCTACCACCACTGCCGCTATACTTTGATGGGTTCAATTCTAATCTGGCATTCTCAGAAACTGTCTGTGACAAGTAAGGTAAATTTTTGTTTGATGGATAGGACAAAGGCATTCGAAATGGGATAAAAAGAAGGAATCcttacgtaattgtacatacggATAATTTGTGCTTAACAAGAGGCGTTCTGCTCTTACGATGTGGCAATAAAACGACTACATCCTGATCCTTGCCTTGTTCTTTCATGTACTTCGTATAAGACTTAACCGTGGAAGTAGTGGCTTTACTCGTGGAAGAAGCTGTATGACGTATCGAATCTTCGTCATTGCCGGAACATTTCGAATATGCGATATTCCTTACATTATTGTTTCCACCGTACGAAACGTTGTGCGTGTTGTTCACCTTTCGGATCGAATTTCATACGATCAGTAAAATTACTCGCGCACTCGTATCGCAACTCGTATatgtaaaagtaaaaatgtaaaatcatGGAAATCTTTTCACCTCTTTCCCGTTCTTTCATATTGATTTCAACTTAAAAACTGATTGCTAAAGGAATTACAAATTTTAGAAAAGCGGAAAGAGAGAAATGCGTACAATTTAAATGGatataatacagaaataaaagTAGAAGTAAATAAACCGCATTTATTCGAGTGTGCGAAACTCGTGAAAGTGACTTAATTCTAGTAAACTTACTTGTACTAATATGTGACAAGCCTGAGATGCAATTTGAAAAAGACCATCTTGTAAATTGCGTCCACCGTGTTCGGTATTTTCGGAACGATTGCTCCCTTTCCAAGCGAAAAAAGACATCCTGATGCATTTACTATAATTTAAACAGGGTATTTTTGTAAGAGGAACACTTAGAAAACTATGGAACGCCATGCACGTGAAATCTAATTAAAACCATTTgcggaatataaataaaagaaacacaataatacgaataatttaataacgaaACCCTTTTAAGCATAACTTTAATTAtgacaataatatattttattgcaatttgaacaattcattttcaaaattattattctcCAAGCGATCAAAATGTGACTGGTCGTAGCGTAACCAAAGATCTAAGCACTATTTCGTAACTTTCTTTGTTAAAAGCGCTGAACCGCTACATATTTTCTTCTGGATCAAAatgaacaaagaaataaaaaaggatgCGGAGAATAAAATATAGGGAGTAAGTGGGAGGTTCGGGGTTGAGGAAAAATTGACGAACGTGCGTGTGCATctacatgtatatacgtaaaAACAGTTGAATGAAAATGTATCAAGTTCAAGTTGGATAAAAACATACCCGGACGAAGGAAATCTTCGGTAACATTTACACACGTGCGCCGTTCTAAACGTTGCGTCCGTCGACCTACCACCGACGTATTTTACGAAACGAACAGTGTCGATCGAAAAGTCGCGTTTGCTGCGCGACGGACTTGCGCTCAAGAACTTTCTGTGACCTACATATTTCGTCTTCAAAACTTTCAAAACGGTACTTTTCcatattatttatgatttatcTCCGTTAAACTTGTTACGATCTAATTTGGACGACCGATAAATcgcacatacatatgtatgcgtGTGTACATGTATGTTATGTTGTGTCTTTATAGGCGGATATAGAACAATATCGGTATCAAGGGATGATACCGATGAAAtgctataaataaaagaaaacaaaaatgagcatgtatatatatattgactATCCTTGATGCATTTTATGAATGCATGGTATCATACAAAATATCGTTGTTTAAGAAGAAATTCATTTCGTAGAACGTACTGTAGATGTATCGATAGGACTCTTAATTACTTAATTCTTTCGAGCGTCTTTTGAGTTCAAGTCGAGACCAATTAATTAATGCGTTtgttaatatcaaatatatttgaaaatgcaTTTAATATCGTTTGTACGTATGTGGCaaattctaaattttaatttgttttcgaaattattattaattgtaaaaGATTTCCTTGAAGTTACATAAgtaagatataaattatattttctgttCATCAaaaacaatatatgtataacgaTTAAAGTATTCACAAAACCATTGTAAATGGAATATATCGAACGAAAACCGTTTTAGCGTACATTTCTAAATGacgaaatgtaaattttaattccctttctttctttaaaacCATAAACTTCTTATCTTTTATTAAGATGTCTAAGAAATAGCAGAAACACATCTCTTGGAaatgttgaaaaaattattttattagaaacgaTCAAAAACTGCTATAGCGTTATCATTCTGGggttgaaattgaaaatatacaagtatgtacatatatatgtgtatgtaaatatgtaattagTATACTAGTATAA from the Bombus terrestris chromosome 1, iyBomTerr1.2, whole genome shotgun sequence genome contains:
- the LOC100647172 gene encoding 5'-3' exonuclease PLD3 isoform X3, giving the protein MYNYTVSENARLELNPSKYSGSGGRNSGSGGGSGASAANCNTTAPDDDFELWDYSGFMLRNDTDDPITNGKWGGAQGWCRPSCIPITVILILIVLVVLLPLLDHAADKYASNGTNFDFDTSCMNGCNLSFVETLPIGMSYTNNTVFLDNTYDSWIKLISLAREKIEIASFYWTMRREDVYPDDSAKQGEEIFHLLLEAGRDRNILLKITQNIPSQIRPNIDTEVLTKKANAKVKSLNFAGLFGGGVLHSKLWLVDRTHLYIGSANMDWRSLSQVKELGLMALNCSCLANDFAKIFDIYWTVGNDGKIPSVWPDYLNTRINLKNPMNFTFMNNKYKTFVASSPPPFSPKGRTNDVDAILYCIEKAEKFIYISVMDYFPLTIYTAKIKYWPIIDDALRTAAIERKVHIRLLISSWKHTRKSEVFFLKSLMELTDSYAGVKIEVRKFIVPTNPDFDRIPFSRVNHNKYMVTDVTAYIGTSNWSGDYFINTAGIGTVFETIGDQTSENLRQQLENIFHRDWYSEYSYALNESIPFVKRSTNTIEDYYLRSSRYILA
- the LOC100647172 gene encoding 5'-3' exonuclease PLD3 isoform X2; protein product: MSFFAWKGSNRSENTEHGGRNLQDGLFQIASQACHILVQVNNTHNVSYGGNNNVRNIAYSKCSGNDEDSIRHTASSTSKATTSTVKSYTKYMKEQGKDQDVVVLLPHRKSRTPLVKHKLSTVSENARLELNPSKYSGSGGRNSGSGGGSGASAANCNTTAPDDDFELWDYSGFMLRNDTDDPITNGKWGGAQGWCRPSCIPITVILILIVLVVLLPLLDHAADKYASNGTNFDFDTSCMNGCNLSFVETLPIGMSYTNNTVFLDNTYDSWIKLISLAREKIEIASFYWTMRREDVYPDDSAKQGEEIFHLLLEAGRDRNILLKITQNIPSQIRPNIDTEVLTKKANAKVKSLNFAGLFGGGVLHSKLWLVDRTHLYIGSANMDWRSLSQVKELGLMALNCSCLANDFAKIFDIYWTVGNDGKIPSVWPDYLNTRINLKNPMNFTFMNNKYKTFVASSPPPFSPKGRTNDVDAILYCIEKAEKFIYISVMDYFPLTIYTAKIKYWPIIDDALRTAAIERKVHIRLLISSWKHTRKSEVFFLKSLMELTDSYAGVKIEVRKFIVPTNPDFDRIPFSRVNHNKYMVTDVTAYIGTSNWSGDYFINTAGTVFETIGDQTSENLRQQLENIFHRDWYSEYSYALNESIPFVKRSTNTIEDYYLRSSRYILA
- the LOC100647172 gene encoding 5'-3' exonuclease PLD3 isoform X1 encodes the protein MSFFAWKGSNRSENTEHGGRNLQDGLFQIASQACHILVQVNNTHNVSYGGNNNVRNIAYSKCSGNDEDSIRHTASSTSKATTSTVKSYTKYMKEQGKDQDVVVLLPHRKSRTPLVKHKLSTVSENARLELNPSKYSGSGGRNSGSGGGSGASAANCNTTAPDDDFELWDYSGFMLRNDTDDPITNGKWGGAQGWCRPSCIPITVILILIVLVVLLPLLDHAADKYASNGTNFDFDTSCMNGCNLSFVETLPIGMSYTNNTVFLDNTYDSWIKLISLAREKIEIASFYWTMRREDVYPDDSAKQGEEIFHLLLEAGRDRNILLKITQNIPSQIRPNIDTEVLTKKANAKVKSLNFAGLFGGGVLHSKLWLVDRTHLYIGSANMDWRSLSQVKELGLMALNCSCLANDFAKIFDIYWTVGNDGKIPSVWPDYLNTRINLKNPMNFTFMNNKYKTFVASSPPPFSPKGRTNDVDAILYCIEKAEKFIYISVMDYFPLTIYTAKIKYWPIIDDALRTAAIERKVHIRLLISSWKHTRKSEVFFLKSLMELTDSYAGVKIEVRKFIVPTNPDFDRIPFSRVNHNKYMVTDVTAYIGTSNWSGDYFINTAGIGTVFETIGDQTSENLRQQLENIFHRDWYSEYSYALNESIPFVKRSTNTIEDYYLRSSRYILA